Within the Gammaproteobacteria bacterium genome, the region TTCTTTTTTTCTTCTCCATCTTTTGATTTGTCTTCGCCTTCAATACCAGTGACAGCCTGTTCTTCAGAGCTGCCCGGCATCTGGAAACCGTTTCTCATAAAGCGTTCGCCTTTCTCGTTGAGGCGCGGGAAGGAAACGCTGTGACATTTATTACAAGCGGCCCCCGTGGAGCGGGCAAAGGCCGGTGTGGCTTGCGCGGTTGTGCTCACCATACTCAACATGCCGCCAAGCACTAAGGAAAATAGTAATGCGATTCCCGCCCAGGTGTTTTTGATCTGTACTATCATAGATATCTCCCTTTACATTGTTGTTGATCCAATTTGGTAAACCCTGAAAAAGTCCATCCCTGGAATTTTTCAGCTCGCAAAGCAGAAAGCAGCCTCGCTGCACGTTTCAAAATGTAAGTTTTAAAACGTGTCCATTCATCCCTGAACGGCGGGAATCTCTGAGCAAACCGGAGGTCCCTTTATTATTGTTTAACTGCTATAAAATCCGCATTGCCGCTATCAATAGCTAAATTTCTTCCGAAAGACAGATAGTGGAAGCGTCCCTCGGTATAGTCATCGTGAATCGCGAATCCCACCATATAGGTAGAACCTGGCGCAAAATCTTCCTGTCCATCACCGGAAGATTTGAGCGGGCGGCTCATCACCACCGTCCACTTGCCGTCCTTGAATGCCGAGGTGGCATCGATGCTCTTTTCGGGTTTGTGACGCTTTTCGAGAATGTATCCACTGCCAGCCTTCGCGGGCTGTCCTTTGTTCAGTTTGGCCTGCCAATACTCCATAAAGACGCCGCTTTTCAGAAGCGTCTCCAGTTCGGCTGGAGACTTGAAGTCATCCCCCCCGCCTTGGCGTTTTAGTTTGTTGCGCGAAGCGGGTAGATAGAGGGTTCTTTCTTTTCCGGTTGTGGCGCTCGCCATGTCGGTGGCATCATCATGACAACCTGCCCAGCAACCGGCAATGGCAGCTTCCTTGACGACCTTGCCGCTCGCGAACATGACAGCGAGTTTTACAGCGTTATCGGGATCCATCTTCTTGGGCGCATGGAAATTGGGGTCGGTCCACTCTACACGTACGTAAAGACGTTCGTTATCGCGGGCGAACTTGGCATTCGCCTTCAAAAAGCCCGATTTGCCACTGATAGGGGTGGGTTCGAGTTTTTTCCCCGAGACGAGGACGGTGCCCATATCCTTTTCTTCACCGTCATGGCATTCGAGGCATTTTGTGCCATTTTTTACGCTTTTTGATGCGCTATGATCTGTCAGCAGCCATTCCCATGATGCCTGGCCGGGATAGAATAATACAATATCCTGCCCCTTGACAGCATCCCAATTCACTGTCGGGGCTGCGCTTGCGTGCGTGCCAATCATGCAAAAAGCCGAAGCAACAAATAACGAGAGCAAAGTCCTTGATGGCGGGTTTTTATTCATGGAAGCCTCCTGGTTACGCTGATAAATTGCATGATGATTTACGGGGATATAGAAAAGGTGTCTTCTGCGCCTTCGTTCTTTTTTGTTTGCTCATGAATTGGTTTGTGTGCGATGCCTTTGTGGCAATCGATGCAGGTTGAGCCATCCTTCATTGCATTCTGGTGCTGTTTCTGTGCCCTAAGGCGTTGGTTTTTGAGTTCCATGGCGCCAAACTGGTGGCAGTTGCGGCATTCTTGTGAGTTATTCGCTTTCATACTATCCCATACGCGCTGGGCCATCTCCGGCCGCCTGGCTTCAAATTTCTCTGGTGTATCTATGGTTCCGGCGAGATGATGATAAACATCCTTTGCGGCCATGATTTTGCGAATCAGCGTGGGTCCCCAGCTCCTGGGAATGTGGCAGTCAGAGCAGTCGGCACGGACACCATCTGGGTTATTGTAGTGAATGGTCTTCTTGTATTCTTCATAAACCGTTGTTTTCATCTCGTGGCAGGAGATGCAGAATTCGGTTTTGCTGGTATATTCAACTGCGGAAGGAATGGCAAGCGCACCGATAACAATGCCACCGGCAAATATAAGGCCAAAGATGTACCACTTGGCGTGACGAAACATATCTTTTCCTTTTGTTGAGTTTTCTTCCATGCCGCAGCAGCCATCGCTGACGGGTGCTGCTAGGTTCTGTTGACGTTTCGCGGTTTTGGTAGAATCCGCCGTTTTAGGTTGGCATGGACAGAACCAAAATAAGCGATAGTGAGTGGGTGCGTATATTGTCACACTTAACTAAATTGACGGGCGTGCATCTCGGATCGCCCGATAAATGCAGGCGATTTATGGGCGCATCATTGTGGATACTGCGCACCGGCGCGCAGTGGCGGACGCTGCCGCCAGAGCATGGCAAATGGAATAGTGTCTTCAAGCGATACTCACGTTGGTGTGCGAATGGCGCATGGGATAGATTGCTCACTTATTTTTCTGAAGATGCTGATTTACAAGATGTTTCTATTGATGGAACGGTGACAAGAGCGCACGCCTGTGCCGCAGGCGCGGCGGGCAGTTCGGCTGAAAAAGAAGCGCTGGGGCGCTCCAAAGGTGGGTTTAGCTGTAAGATTCATGCGGCCTGTGATGCACTTGGCATGCCGATTGAATTCATTCTGACGGGTGGCCAAACGGCGGAGTGCACGGTCGCAATACCGCTGCTGGAAGGCATCCAAACATCAGCACTTCTGGCGGATAAAGGCTACGACACAAACGAGCTGCGCGCGTGGTTAAAGGCGCGTGGGATAGAGGTTGTGATTCCGCCGAAGTCGAACCGAAAAGAGAAAATTGACTGTGATTATTGGCTTTATAAGGAGCGACATGCCGTCGAATGCATGTTTGGCAAGCTCAAGCATTATCGCCGGATTGCTACTCGATATGAGAAAAAAGCTGTTAATTACATGGGAATGCTATCTTTTGCGGCGGTACTTTTGTGGCTGAGATGAAACGTCAACAGAACCTAGTGTTTAATTGCATTAGCTGGTGATATTACATTCTATATCACACAATTTATTTTTAACTTTGATACGGCATTAGCTTATGCAATTAAACGCTGGCACAGTATGATAGGCGATCAATATTAATTTAAGATTAAGGCCCCGTTAGTCGCCTGTCACATTCAATGGCATTGGGTGATGTGTCTGCGCGGCAGATTTTTTGGGTCGAGAGGGTATGGTTGCTGATCGGCGTTAACCTTGTTTTAAGTGTGGCCGCGTAATATGCACCCCATAGCAAGGCATGGGGTCTTGCCGGTTTTTGAGACAAGTGGCGATCATGCATACTTCAAGCAAACATGTTCTGACCAATACGGCAACAATGAGCGCGTCTGTTGGCGCGCGTCCTTCCAAGTCATCGTCAGACGAGATTCGAGCCATGAAATACAACAAATTGACACGCTGGCTTCATGCCGGTATTGCGCTGGGCGTCACCTTGCAGCTATTGCTTAGTTTGGTTATGGAAACACCAAGGCCGGGCCGGCCTTTCGGCGGCCTGGAAGCTACTGCTTTTGAATCTCACGAAGTGATTGGGTTATTTGTGTTCGGCGTGTTGCTGTTGCACTGGCTTTTTCTATTGTCCGGCCATATCCGTCTCGGGATGGAGCATTTGTTCCCATGGTTTTCGCGGCAACGCCGCGATGCCGTGACAGATGAAATCAAACAGCAGTGGGTGCGGCGCCGCTTGGATGACACGCATCAGATCAGTGCCATTGCCGGTGCAACTCATGGCCTCGGCCTGCTGGTGACGAGCATCATGGCGATAACCGGCGTCACCGTCTACTTCGGTATGGCGGAAAACGGCGCGATGCCGCCCGCCGTGGATTTCATCAAGGAAACGCACAGCTTTTTTGCAACGTTCATGTGGATCTACCTGATCAGTCATGCGGGCGTTGGAATGGTCCATCAGTGGCTGGGGCATCGCACGGTTTCCGATATGTTTGATTTGCGAAAATAGCAGATTTGGCATATGCGCATACTGCTGGTTGAAGATGATCAGATGATCGGCGAAAGCGTCCGTCACGGATTGCGCCATGCCTGACGTTATTTCCGAACAACGTGGTCTCAATTCTCAACTTGCACGCTAAAGTTCACCTGGCCTGGCCTGGCCTGGCGCCGCCGGTGACAGGTTTCCCGTCAACGTCCATTCGATAGCTCCCTTTGCTCCGGCCGCCGGTTGAGTGGTTACGTTGCAGGCGGTGATGCCCGCCGGTAGCGGTGCGCCGCAGTTTGCCGACAGAAATGTGGTGTACGCCGGTGTGGCATCACGGAGGACAATAGCGCTGACAGGGGTGCTGCCATTATTCTGGTAAGTAATTGTGTAGGTGATAGCTTCGCCAAGCTTGACAGTGAGCTTGTCGATGCTCTTGATGAGCGCCAGCCCCACGCTGCCTACTTGCGTCGTGTCGGTTAACGTCAGCGTGGAGGATAAGGCAGGGCTGGCATTGGTGTAGCTAAAGCTGGCGCCTATCGTTATCCCGTCCTGCGTGTTCATTGCGGTGCCTGGCGGGATGCTCACCTTGTCGATCAGGCACATTTGCTGGGCGGCCGTAACACTGATTGCGCCGGGCCGCCGTTTTATATAAGCTCTTGAATCTATTGCAAACTGTCTTGAGGTGCCTCTTGTCCAAGGAGTTTGGGTGGCCGACAACCTGTGTTACTATCGCCACGCAAACAGGGACCCTCACGGTCCAACAGGAAGCACACCATGAATATAGGATTAGTAGAAGACGACTTCGATCAGGCAGAATTCACCAGGCTGCTGCTCAACTACTCCGGCCACGAGTGCCAGCACTTCGCCAACGCCCACGATTTCATGGCGTCCGAACAGGGCAGGCATTTCGATCTGCTGATCCTGGACTGGGTGTTGCCTGACTTGAGTGGCATGGAGATTGTGGACTGGGTGCGCAATACCCAACGCTGGACCATGCCCATCATGATGGTCACCAGCCAGCGCCGCGAGGAAGACACGGTTGCGGCGCTCAAGATGGGCGCGGATGACTACATGATCAAACCGCTGCGCCAGTTCGAATTCCTCGCCCGCATTGACGCACTGACGCGGCGCGGCCGCGAAAGTGGTTCACCCAAAAAGAACGAAATCACCGTCGGCCCCTTCGTTATCTGCGCCTCGGACCGCACAATAACCAAGGACGGAGCGCGCGTCGACCTTTCCCCCAAGGAATTCGACCTGACGCTGCTCTTCTTCCGCAACGTGAACACCACGCTCTCGCGCGTCAACCTGCTCGATAGCATCTGGGACTACAACACCCACGTCAATACCCGCACACTCGAAACCCATGTCAGCCGGGTACGCAGCAAGCTTGGTCTCGTCCCGGAAAACGGCTGGCGCCTGTCCCCCGTTTATCAGCATGGCTACCGTTTGGAGAAGGTAGGCTAGCCCTTTGCTGGGGTGCGCCATGCAAGGTGGATTCATGGACGCGCCGCGCTGGTTGGAAGACGAAAGGGAAATCCTCGAGCTGCTTCACGCCTTTCTTGACAAACTGGACCGCAAACCCGCCGAAGAGTGGCAGCATCCACCGGCGGTAACACTAAACCAACCCTGTTTTCCCCGCTTGTTTCAGTTCGGCCAGGATGCCGACCGCACGTGGGGATTGTTGCGCGCGCTTGAGCAAGACTTTCACGTACTTACCATCAAGCTTGACCGCAAACGCGGCCCCTACGAACCTGAATATGCCCGTGCCCGCCTAGTGCTGAATCCTACGATGGAAGACACACTGCGTAACTGGCTGGCGCGGCCCAGGGAAACGCCGCTGCTCCGCCAATGGCAGGAGGCCGTTGAACGCGCGCAACACCATTTTCCGGGAGACAGCACCCGCCTCAAAGCCCGCCCCATCGTCATTCCCGGGAAGTCGCCCGAGGACATCGTCAAGGCGTTCATAGCCATTGCCGACATTGGCCGCAACGAACTCAATCTGCGCCAGATCAGCGCGCTTTCTTTCTGGGGGCATTCCAAGATCCTGGATAATCGTGAAGACCTGCTCACCGCCCTCTATCGCCATCTGGCCATCAAGCCTAGAAAGATACTGGTGAATGTCTATTTGCCAAAAACCGTTACCGGCGTTCTTTTTATAGAAAATCAGGACAGCTACACCAGCGCCGTCGAAGGCGCGCCCGCCGCTGCGGCCAACATGGCACTGGTCTATTGCTCCGGATTTCGCGGCAGCGCACAGCGCATCCGTGATCAGGCAGGGGTTAGCCTGCATTACCAGGGTGAGGGGTATGGGCGCTGGAGGGAAAGCTGGGAGCAATGGTGGTTATCGAGCAATGCTTATCCATGGCCGACCTATTTCTGGGGAGATCTGGATTATTCCGGAATGGCCATTTTGAAGGCTTTGCGGCAGCGCTTTCCCGAGATGCAAGCCTGGCCGCCGGGATACCACGATATGCTCCGTCATCTGCTCGAAGGACGTGGCCACTCCCCGGAAATGGGGGATAAAGAAGAGCAGATCGACCCTGGGATGACAGGGTGCCCGCTTGCCGACAATGTGCTGTTACCGGCGATCCGTGAACACAAATTATTTGTGGATCAGGAGATTGTTTTCAGGTGAAGATTGATGCGATAGGCAAAGCGGCTGGTTTAGCGTTTGCCTGATAGCAATGAGTCGAGATAGTCAATAAGTGCCCGGCGATATTCTTTGCCTTTGAAAGCCTCGATATGGCCGCTTCCCGGAACGACCCAGAGGGTTTTAGGGTCGGCTGCCACGTTGTAGAGCCGTTGACCGTGCGAAAGCGGTACGATACGATCCCGGTCACCATAGACGAGCAGTATCGGTATCGGCGTGACGCGCGCCACTGTATTCACTGGGCTGTAATCGTCGTTTATTGTCCATGACAACGGGTATTGCAAGGGCCATGTCATCCAGAAACCTGCCAGTTTTTCGCGGGTGATGTCGCGGTAACTGGAAAAGGCGCTTTCGACGATCAATGCCTTGATGCGTGAACGGTGGCGGCTGTGTGCCACAGTGTAGGTGGCTACGGCGCCCCCCAGGCTTTGGCCTAATACGATAAGCGGGGTGTCACGAGCCTCGGGCATTTCCGCCACGGCGTCGAGGGCGCTCTCCGCGTCCGCGTGCAGCCCCTTGATTTCCGGTGTTCCCCGCGATGCTCCATAGCCCCTGTAATCGGGAAGAAAGACGTTAAAACCCTCTTTGGGCAACCAGTGTACGGCGCCGATATGCGTGCTGATGTTCTCGGCATTGCCATGAAAAAAGACGACTGTGCCGCGTGCAGTGCCTTGCGCGGGTAGCCACCAGCCGTGCAGGGGCATATTGTCGTGCGACGTGAAAGATACATCACGGTAGTTGAGGCCAATCTGGTCTGGCGTGCGCACATGTTGCTGCATGGGATGAAAGAACAATCCCGTGCAGCCGGCAAGGGAGGGGAGCAGAAGAAAAAATAGCGCCCGCCATGTTTTCAGAGAAACCATTGCCAGCTCAACATCAAGTGATGGTAGCGATGATCGAAGTCTTCAATTGTAGCCCAGCGTAAACGCAAGTCATGCGCGGCGTTCAAGGAGTAGCGCTGCTCTAACGCCCATTCCTGCCGGGTATGGCGTTCGCCCAGCCCGTAGCGCAACACCCGCCCGCTCGCCTGGAGTTTCCAGCGGGGGCTTATGTCAACGAGTGCGCCGAGTCCCATCCCGGTCCCCAGGCTATAACCCTGATCCAAAGTATTGTGCAAGTCGAGTCCTGTTTCCCAGAGTCCATAGGCAAGCAGTCTTGGTCCCTTGCTGAAGGTGAGGCCCGCGCCTGCGTTCAGCGTGGCGAGCAATGGGTCGCGGTTGTTTACCCATTTGCGATCCATGCCAAAATTCACTTTCCACGATAGCGGCCAGCCCAGCGCCGAAACCGGGCTGAGCGAAACGATGTCTACTGGAATAAAACGCTGTAACTGTACACCATCACCGTGATAACGGCGTGCCGCAAGCTGGAAAAAGTTGATTTGCGCTCCGCGTACATAACCCTCGTCAGAGTCCAAAAGATCGTGGTACGCGGGCCGCACATTGATTTCCTCGAAATTTTTCCCATTTTCCCGGCCTGCAGCGAGAGAGATGCGCGCGGTTGCATGTCCTTGATCTGGGCGTGCTGCGGGTGTTGGTACTGGCGCCAAGCCGGTTTGCGTGGCAAGTTGGCTGCGAGCGGCTAAAAGGGCGTGGCTTGTATTGGTTTGTGTTTCCTCGTTACCGGATTTGGTTTGACGATAATTTGCGTATTCATAGCCTAGCTCCAGGAGCACGGCTTTTTGCGCGGAAGAAAAACCGCTTAGATGCTCGTCATCGGCGGTGACCTTTCCTGTGGCGAGGGCTTGTACAGTTGTTTGCCCTGCCTCGCCGAGGCCGATAAGACCGTTCTCAAGGATTTCACGACGTGAAGGCCGGTAGTAAACATTTTTCACAAAGCCATTTTGTGCGACAACGGCACGCACGGTATCTGAAGGAATCGCCCACCAATTGAAAGTATCTGTTAAATGTAGGCCGGGCCGCGCCGTTTCCAACAACGAAAGCAGGTGATATGAACAGTTTTCGTCAAAGAAAAAATAATCGAACCAGATGCCTCTCAGTTCCCAGGCGTGCCGTAACAGCCGATGCACTTCCTCGTCGGTGAGGTTGAGTTGATATTCCCAGACATCGCGGTTTTCGAGATCGCTGTACTCGCGGACTTTCAGGTAATAGGGTAGCACCGAAAAAAGCCCAGGATAACCGCCAAACAGGCCTTTGGCAGCGAATGCGATGCCATTGTCGTTGCCGGTTATCGCACCGAAATTCAAGGCGTAAGCAAGTAGGCGAGTACGGTCATTTTGTCCCTGCGCGTCGATACGTAATAAGGTGTGGCCGAACATCGAAGCTGGACTGTTCATATACGCAGTCGGGAAAATCAGCGTGATGCCCGCAGGGTTGAGCGCCTCCAGCCACTGGGCATAGCGTGGGCAGGGCTGCTCTGAGAGTCGGATGGGGTCGAAGTCGAGTTGCTGTTTTAGCCACTGGTAGCGGGCAATAAATGCGCATTGCGCATGCTGTGTATCAGGCTCTGTTGGTAATGGCTCAAAGAAGCGTGCCAACGTAGTTTCAAGTTCGGCCTGTGGATGAGTTTTTCCGACGGGGGAATTAAAAAATGGGGGCGCGTCAACCTGGCTACGAATGCTCCCTGGCAATAGCCCTGTTTTGTAATGCAGCAAACGTTGCCACTCGTCACGCTCAGCCAGGTGCTTCATGCGTGCGGAGTGCGTCAATTCAGCAAGATAGGGATTATCAGCGGCATAGGCCGGAAACCAAGACAGTGTCGTTATAAAAAACAAGGTCAGGCTGGTGAATGTTGCTCTATTGGCAGGGAATATTGAAAGAATGATCCTGAATTTTCCATTTAAGGCATAAGCCGATGGTTGCATGACAGCGATGAGTTCTAAAGAAAATTCTGATGCGGATGCCGCGAGGCAGGGAAGAACATTTCTGTGCGGGTCAAAAAAACAACCTTGGCGCACGGGTGTGCGCCAAGGTTGTTGCAGAGATCAAGCTTTAGATCTTCGCGGAATACTGGGCGAGACCGGCATCCGCGCTAACCACTTCTTTCAGCGACGCGCGTATTTCGGCGGCGCTCACATTGGTGGAGGGGAAGATGCGTGCAAAGTTGGCCTGAGAAACACGAGAAAAGTCAGCCTTGTGCTTTTCGTCGATGCCGATAAGGGCTGCGAGAGCGTCAAGAGTTTCACCCTGGCCAGCGGAAATGGCCTTAGCGAGGGCTTCTTTGTTGCCATCAATGAACATGGCGGTCTTCCAGGTTGAGCTTACTGTGCCATCCTGGGTGCAGCCGGACGTGCCCGAGGTGATGCCGAAGGTTTGGTTGGCAGAAGTGCCATTCGTGGTGACGGCCAATACCTGAGCGAAGATGCCGCTTTCTCCTTCGAACAGCTTGGAACCCCATCCGCAGCTACCGATGTTGTTTTCCCCGCCAGCCATGGCGAAACCGGGGGCTGCGGTGGCAATAGTGGCGGCGAACAGCAATCCTAGGGTACGTTTCATGAAATGTTCTCCTGAAGTAGTGTGATGATAATTATGTCTGGTCAGAAGTGTCCGGCAATTTCGCAAAGACGGCTATATAACATGATGATGTTGAATAGGAAAGTGTGTGTTTAGGGGTGTCACCGACTTGAACGTGAATTTTTTGGGAAACTGGGGCTTTCCCCCCAGGAGTTTCCGTCATGTATTCAGGCCAGTTGGTGTTCGCACAACTCATGGAGCATTTGCCCCTTCACACATTCCGTCGCTGCGTGCAGCGCTACCCTTCCAAATATCCCACCAAGACTTTTTCGCATCTCGATCAATTTCTCTGCATGGCGTTCGCGCAGCTGACTTACCGCGAAAGCCTGCGCGACATCGAAACCTGTCTGCGCGCCCACCAAGCCAAGCTCTATCACTTGGGCATACGAGGCAACATCGCCAAGAGCACGCTGGCCGATGCCAACGAGCAACGCGACTGTCGCATCTACGCGGATTTCGCGATGAGCTTAATCCAGACCGCCAGAAAGCTTTACGCCAGCGACAGCTTTGCGGTCGAACTGGAACAGACGGTCTACGCACTCGATACCACGACCATCGACCTGTGCTTGAGCGTCTTTCCGTGGGCACGCTTCCGCTCCACCAAAGCTGCCGTCAAGATGCATACGCTGCTCGACCTGCGCGGCAACATTCCAACCTTCATCCACATCAGCGATGGCAAGATGCACGAGGTCAATGTGCTCGATATCCTGATACCCGAAGCCGGCAGCTTTTACATCATGGATCGTGGCTTCACCGACTTCGCTCGCTGGTTCACCCTGCATCAAGCACAGGCGTTCTTTGTCATCCGTGGCAAATCCAATCTGCTCTTTCGTCGCGTCTACTCTCGCACCGTGGACAAGTCCACTGGACTGCGCTGCGACCAGACCATTGCATTGACTGCTCGCAAGGCCAGCAAGGATTACCCGCAGCACCTGCGACGCATCAAGTTCTACGATGCCGAACACGACAGGTTTCTGGTCTTTCTGACCAACAACTTCGACCTGCCTGCGCTGACCATCGCTCAGCTTTATCGTTGCCGCTGGCAGGTCGAGCTATTCTTCAAGTGGATCAAACAGCATCTTCGAATCAAGCGGTTCTATGGCACCACCGAGAATGCAGTCAAGACGCAAATATGGATCGCCATCGCGGTTTACGTCGTGGTCGCCATCGTGAAAAAGCGGCTCAATACCGAGGCTTCGCTTTACACAATCCTACAGATTTTGAGCCTGACTCTTTTCGAGAAAACGCCACTCGATCAATTACTTAAAAATGCGGAGACGCAAATGAGCATGCAGAAAGACAATAACCAATTGAATCTATTCAATTAAATTACCGGACACTTCTGATGTCTGGTGTAAATCTTCCCTTGAAAAACAGCCAAGAATTTCCACCGCTTACTTATAGCAACCTCCGCTTTTATCCGTCAAGCACTGTTTCCTCCCGATCCTCGTGGCGTCAAATTATGGACTTTGAACGTAGCCCACAGAATTACCTTCCGAATTCTGCGGGAAATGTGGTGTGGTTGCTCTGGAGTGGGTTGGTCGCACCTGTTTTTTATGCGCCCCAAGTAACGTATGATGGGCGGACTTAACCCCAAGGAGATTGCATCATGAGCGATATCGCTGTCGGACAACCCGCACCGGATTTTGAGTTGCCTGCCACAGGTGACAAAACCATCAGCCTTTCGGGGTTAAAGGGCAAAAATGTTGTGCTGTATTTTTACCCCAAGGACAACACTCCAGGGTGTACCCGCGAGGGGCAGGACTTCCGCGATCATTACAATGAATTTGGCGCGTTTGATACCGTAATCCTCGGTGTGTCCCGCGACGGCCTGGACTCGCATGAAAAATTCAAAACCGAACAGAATTTTCAGTTCGATCTGCTTAGCGACAAGGATGAGGTGCTCTGCAAGCTGTTTGATGTCATCAAGTTGAAGAATATATATGGCAAAGAGTCCATGGGCGTGGAGCGCAGTACCTTCCTGATCGACAAAAACGGCATACTGCGCCAAGAGTGGCGCAAGGTGAAGGTCGAGGGCCACATTGAAGAGATATTGCAGGCGCTCTCGGCCTTGTAGGTGGGGCGGTTTGCACAGAACCTTTTTGTTTTCGGGCGGACTAATTCAAAGCGCCAATATTCATGCGTGGCGCGCCCTGCGCACAATGTGTTTAGCATGGAATAACCTCAAATAATCAACCTTGTGAAGGATTGGAAAATGAAAAAAAGCGGCATACTGGTCGCAGGGTTGTGTTTGGTTATTGTTGCCGGGTGCGGAAAAAAGGCTGAAGAAGAAAAATCGGGCAAACGGCCGATGGGAACCCTTATCACGGTGACCGAGGCAAAAAGCCAGACAGTGCAGCATGTCCAGGAGTCGATAGGCTGGATCGAGAGCGAGACTCTGCCCCTTGTGGCTGCCGAGGTGGCGGGGCGCGTGGTGCAGCTTGGTGCTGATGTCGGCCAGACGGTGAGCAAGGGCCAGTTGCTGGCTGAACTGGATACGAAGGATGGGCGCATTGCACGCGAGTCGGTACAGGCCGACATGCAGCGCATCCAGGCATCGCTCGGCAATCAGGAGCGTCTGGTGCAGCGTTATGAAAAGCTGGTGCAGGACAAATTCGTTTCTGTCACGCAACTGGATGACGCCAAAGCACAGTTTGCCGTGCTGCGCGAGCAACTGGCGGGCGCGCGGGCGCAACTGAAGGGTGCCGAAAACAATCTTGCCAAGGCGCGGATTCTTGCTCCGGTGGCGGGGCAGGTGGAGCAGCGCATGGTTTCCGTGGGGGACTTCGTGGCTATCGGCAAGCCGCTCTTCCAAATCACCTCCCAGCAGACTCTGCGAG harbors:
- a CDS encoding peroxiredoxin encodes the protein MSDIAVGQPAPDFELPATGDKTISLSGLKGKNVVLYFYPKDNTPGCTREGQDFRDHYNEFGAFDTVILGVSRDGLDSHEKFKTEQNFQFDLLSDKDEVLCKLFDVIKLKNIYGKESMGVERSTFLIDKNGILRQEWRKVKVEGHIEEILQALSAL
- a CDS encoding DUF3015 domain-containing protein, which encodes MKRTLGLLFAATIATAAPGFAMAGGENNIGSCGWGSKLFEGESGIFAQVLAVTTNGTSANQTFGITSGTSGCTQDGTVSSTWKTAMFIDGNKEALAKAISAGQGETLDALAALIGIDEKHKADFSRVSQANFARIFPSTNVSAAEIRASLKEVVSADAGLAQYSAKI
- a CDS encoding efflux RND transporter periplasmic adaptor subunit, whose translation is MKKSGILVAGLCLVIVAGCGKKAEEEKSGKRPMGTLITVTEAKSQTVQHVQESIGWIESETLPLVAAEVAGRVVQLGADVGQTVSKGQLLAELDTKDGRIARESVQADMQRIQASLGNQERLVQRYEKLVQDKFVSVTQLDDAKAQFAVLREQLAGARAQLKGAENNLAKARILAPVAGQVEQRMVSVGDFVAIGKPLFQITSQQTLRVHLPFPEDMAPSLRPGGVVRLSTATAPGKPVDSRIKEIRPAVDAKSHSVEAIVELTNPGGWKPGGSVNGALVVAEHGQAVTVPEQSVVMRPAGEVVYVIKDGKAVQQVVKTGYRSNGNAEIIEGLAAGAVVALDGAAFLTDKAKVNIKKDEKK
- a CDS encoding IS4 family transposase, with the protein product MYSGQLVFAQLMEHLPLHTFRRCVQRYPSKYPTKTFSHLDQFLCMAFAQLTYRESLRDIETCLRAHQAKLYHLGIRGNIAKSTLADANEQRDCRIYADFAMSLIQTARKLYASDSFAVELEQTVYALDTTTIDLCLSVFPWARFRSTKAAVKMHTLLDLRGNIPTFIHISDGKMHEVNVLDILIPEAGSFYIMDRGFTDFARWFTLHQAQAFFVIRGKSNLLFRRVYSRTVDKSTGLRCDQTIALTARKASKDYPQHLRRIKFYDAEHDRFLVFLTNNFDLPALTIAQLYRCRWQVELFFKWIKQHLRIKRFYGTTENAVKTQIWIAIAVYVVVAIVKKRLNTEASLYTILQILSLTLFEKTPLDQLLKNAETQMSMQKDNNQLNLFN